Proteins from a single region of Chloroherpeton thalassium ATCC 35110:
- the trpE gene encoding anthranilate synthase component I, producing MQDIQCNAKNHKPEQPIFNFQVVWEELLADTETPVSVYLKLQSKYSCLLESVEGEDFLARFSYIGVRPFAIFRAWLDNAFEIDILDEKYSALKNVVEGETDIRKAVEKSLGACNNFSKINGNLNRQMMTSGAFGFFGYDTLHLVEEVPKAQAPDPANLPDILLMFYDTLVVFDNIKRKIFIVSNYLDEAGKAEAHEKISALKEQIFTPLTKAQIALEKECEAPVYSNTEREAYLEKVRTAKEYIKAGDIFQVQISQRLRRELNTRPFDVYRMLRTINPSPYLFYFELEDAQIVGSSPELLVKVEKNSAGERVVETRPIAGTRPRGKSPEADAEIAKELLSDEKERAEHLMLIDLSRNDVGRIAKIGSVKTTEMMVIERYSHVMHIVSNVEGYLRDEFSPMDAFWACFPAGTLTGAPKIRAMEIIYELEKEKRGIYGGAVGYFDFNGNLNTAIAIRTMVVKGKTIYFQAAGGIVADSKPENEYEETMNKMRAGLRTVEKLVSGE from the coding sequence ATGCAAGACATACAATGTAATGCTAAAAACCATAAACCTGAACAGCCGATTTTCAACTTTCAGGTTGTTTGGGAAGAACTACTTGCCGATACGGAAACGCCGGTTTCCGTTTATTTAAAGCTGCAATCCAAATATTCTTGCTTGCTCGAGTCGGTCGAAGGTGAGGATTTTCTGGCGCGGTTTTCTTACATCGGCGTGCGTCCTTTTGCCATTTTTCGCGCGTGGCTGGACAACGCTTTTGAGATCGACATTTTGGATGAAAAATATAGCGCCTTAAAAAATGTGGTGGAGGGCGAAACCGACATTCGAAAAGCGGTGGAAAAATCGCTCGGCGCGTGCAATAATTTTTCCAAAATCAACGGCAACCTCAATCGCCAAATGATGACTTCCGGCGCGTTTGGCTTTTTCGGTTACGACACGCTGCATCTTGTTGAGGAAGTTCCAAAAGCGCAAGCGCCCGATCCGGCCAACTTGCCCGACATTTTGCTGATGTTTTATGATACGCTCGTCGTGTTTGATAATATCAAGCGAAAAATTTTCATCGTCTCAAATTACCTGGACGAAGCCGGCAAAGCAGAAGCGCACGAGAAAATCTCTGCTCTGAAGGAACAAATATTTACGCCGCTCACAAAAGCGCAGATTGCTTTGGAAAAAGAGTGCGAGGCGCCAGTTTATTCCAACACGGAGCGGGAAGCGTATTTGGAAAAAGTGCGCACAGCAAAAGAGTACATCAAGGCCGGCGATATTTTTCAGGTGCAAATTTCTCAGCGATTGCGGCGCGAACTCAATACGCGTCCGTTTGATGTGTATCGAATGTTGCGAACCATCAACCCCTCGCCGTATCTATTTTATTTTGAATTGGAGGATGCGCAAATCGTTGGCTCGTCGCCGGAATTGCTTGTAAAGGTTGAAAAAAATAGCGCGGGCGAACGCGTAGTGGAAACGCGCCCGATTGCTGGCACGCGGCCTCGCGGCAAATCGCCGGAAGCCGACGCAGAAATTGCCAAAGAGCTTTTGAGCGACGAAAAAGAACGCGCCGAACATTTGATGCTGATTGATTTAAGCCGAAACGATGTAGGGCGCATCGCGAAAATTGGTTCGGTGAAAACAACAGAAATGATGGTTATCGAGCGCTATTCGCATGTGATGCACATAGTCAGCAATGTGGAAGGCTATTTGCGCGACGAATTTTCGCCGATGGATGCGTTTTGGGCGTGTTTTCCAGCCGGAACGCTCACCGGCGCACCGAAAATTCGTGCGATGGAAATCATTTACGAGCTTGAGAAAGAAAAGCGCGGCATTTATGGCGGCGCTGTCGGCTATTTTGATTTCAACGGCAATTTGAATACGGCAATTGCAATTCGCACGATGGTGGTAAAGGGAAAAACGATTTACTTCCAAGCGGCTGGTGGCATTGTTGCAGATTCCAAGCCGGAAAACGAATATGAGGAAACCATGAACAAAATGCGAGCCGGCCTGCGCACAGTGGAAAAGCTTGTTTCGGGTGAGTGA
- a CDS encoding DegQ family serine endoprotease: MNKKAKVSLVLALIVGMLVGGFLFSKIEIHVKSNESEASTNAIQSQVTNSVVPAKDREIRTLQDFNNAFVEIAQNTKPSVVTVFTEQTISRKVVNPFQFFGFGSPFDQFFQNPNGQGQSPTQKELRKGLGSGVVVSHDGYILTNNHVVDKADTIYIRTYDERTLPAKIIGTDPKTDIAVIKVEDKDLKPIKIGDSDNLRVGEWVIAVGSPLGENLAETVTQGIVSAKGRANVGLADYEDYIQTDAAINPGNSGGPLVNINGELIGINSAIASQTGGFQGIGFAVPSNMAQKVMESLIRYGKVTRGWLGVTIQDINENIAKGLDLDEKSGVLVGSVLDDGPAEKAGLKTGDVIIEIDGQKVKNSVELRNKVASTAPGESIKLTILRDGKEKTISVKLGELPSDEALANVASGGSESVKSLLGLTLSPASRELASKYGFDSDEKGVVITQIEPASVAFREGLREGDLILAVNKVRVKNLSEFEKQVKKISKGDTALFLIERKGSKLFIAFTL; encoded by the coding sequence ATGAATAAAAAAGCAAAAGTTTCACTGGTTCTCGCACTGATTGTGGGAATGCTCGTTGGAGGATTTTTATTCTCTAAAATTGAAATTCATGTGAAATCTAATGAGAGCGAAGCTTCCACGAATGCGATTCAAAGTCAAGTTACCAATTCCGTTGTCCCAGCTAAAGATAGGGAAATTCGCACGCTGCAAGATTTCAACAACGCTTTTGTAGAAATCGCCCAAAACACAAAGCCTTCCGTTGTAACTGTTTTTACCGAACAAACCATTAGCCGAAAAGTGGTCAATCCGTTTCAATTTTTCGGATTTGGCAGTCCGTTTGATCAATTCTTCCAAAACCCAAATGGGCAAGGGCAAAGTCCCACGCAAAAAGAACTTCGCAAAGGCTTGGGTTCGGGGGTCGTTGTCAGCCACGACGGCTACATTTTGACGAACAACCATGTCGTTGATAAGGCCGATACGATTTACATCCGAACCTACGATGAGCGCACACTGCCGGCCAAAATAATCGGCACAGACCCTAAAACAGACATCGCGGTTATCAAAGTTGAAGACAAGGATTTGAAACCCATTAAAATCGGTGACAGCGATAATTTGCGAGTTGGCGAGTGGGTGATTGCAGTTGGTAGTCCGTTAGGTGAGAACTTGGCGGAAACGGTGACGCAAGGCATTGTGAGTGCGAAAGGTCGCGCGAATGTTGGCTTGGCTGATTATGAAGACTACATTCAAACCGACGCTGCGATTAATCCAGGAAACTCAGGTGGCCCGCTTGTCAACATCAATGGGGAGCTAATCGGCATCAACTCGGCCATTGCAAGTCAAACCGGCGGATTTCAAGGCATCGGATTTGCTGTGCCGTCAAACATGGCGCAAAAAGTCATGGAATCTTTGATCCGATATGGAAAAGTCACGCGCGGTTGGTTGGGCGTTACCATTCAAGACATCAATGAAAACATCGCGAAAGGGTTGGACTTGGATGAAAAATCCGGTGTGTTGGTCGGCTCTGTTTTGGATGACGGTCCGGCAGAAAAGGCTGGCCTCAAAACCGGCGATGTGATTATCGAGATAGATGGCCAGAAGGTCAAGAATTCAGTTGAGCTGAGGAACAAAGTTGCATCGACTGCACCTGGCGAGAGCATCAAATTAACGATTCTCCGTGATGGAAAGGAAAAGACGATCTCCGTTAAGCTTGGGGAATTGCCTTCCGATGAGGCGCTGGCAAATGTAGCTTCTGGTGGTAGCGAAAGTGTGAAATCGCTGCTCGGGCTTACGCTATCGCCTGCCAGCCGCGAGCTTGCTTCAAAATATGGCTTTGATTCGGATGAAAAAGGTGTGGTGATTACGCAAATTGAGCCAGCGAGCGTTGCGTTTCGTGAAGGTTTGCGTGAAGGCGACTTGATTTTAGCTGTTAACAAAGTTCGCGTGAAAAACTTAAGTGAGTTTGAAAAACAAGTCAAGAAAATTTCAAAAGGCGACACCGCACTCTTTTTGATCGAACGCAAAGGCAGCAAGCTCTTTATTGCCTTCACACTTTAA
- a CDS encoding tetratricopeptide repeat-containing diguanylate cyclase, whose protein sequence is MLEQLSSKLQSASDDQEKADILNQASWEVKHTDLKYSFALSEEAARLSRTSSYKPGLAYSLRNQGYFYLLEGNAELALINLLEALRLFREINDKAGWVSTLDHIGSVYFKLTGYDNALYHYLESLKIREELNDQIGQVISLNHIATVYEHLGYYDQALNYYLKSLIINEHIGDKNNQINSLNNIGRIYELQGDYEHGINYYQKSLALAKSTQNRKAEADTLSRIGLASEKMEDFETALKLHEESLKIRIEIQDRHGEAISLNNIGNIFEKTSNYLRALTYYFKGWQLFENLGDKFGEAKTLLGIGSMFIKRNEGFKAPKYLYKALSISTEIDAKTLAFQVYLALSISYKQMMNFEKALEFHEKFHEEEKEVLNEQAKEKTKSLVIQFEVDRTQKEAEIYQLKNVELRQAYDEMKKLNESLEKANQQKSELLEKLREQAEALDRQAREDALTKLANRRHFDQRFAEEFERAERYGHHLTMVISDIDFFKKINDKYSHQIGDEVLKQMAKIFTSSCRSVDLVARYGGEEFVFLFPETPLEKGAMACEKIRKNVESFDWSSIAKGLKVTISLGLCENKMVEKREEMVTKADEKLYEAKNNGRNQVRY, encoded by the coding sequence ATGCTTGAACAACTCTCAAGCAAGCTTCAATCTGCATCGGACGACCAAGAAAAAGCAGATATTTTAAACCAAGCTTCATGGGAGGTTAAACACACCGACCTAAAATATTCTTTTGCTTTGAGCGAAGAAGCAGCTCGCTTATCAAGAACTTCTTCTTACAAACCAGGCCTTGCATATAGTTTAAGAAATCAAGGATATTTTTATCTGCTTGAAGGAAACGCCGAATTAGCACTGATCAACCTTCTGGAAGCGCTACGGCTTTTTCGTGAAATTAACGACAAAGCTGGCTGGGTTAGCACACTGGATCATATTGGCAGCGTTTATTTTAAACTGACTGGCTACGACAACGCGCTCTACCACTACCTTGAGTCTCTGAAAATTCGCGAAGAGCTCAACGACCAGATTGGCCAAGTTATTTCCCTTAATCATATTGCCACCGTTTATGAGCATCTTGGTTACTACGACCAAGCGCTGAATTATTATTTAAAGAGCCTCATCATCAATGAGCATATTGGCGATAAAAACAACCAAATCAACTCGCTCAATAATATTGGGCGAATCTATGAGCTGCAAGGCGACTATGAGCACGGCATCAATTATTACCAAAAAAGCCTGGCTTTAGCCAAATCAACTCAGAATAGAAAGGCCGAAGCCGACACGCTAAGCCGCATTGGCCTGGCTTCCGAAAAAATGGAAGATTTTGAGACGGCCTTAAAACTTCACGAGGAAAGCCTCAAAATTAGAATTGAGATTCAAGATCGCCACGGTGAAGCCATTTCGCTCAACAACATTGGCAACATTTTTGAGAAAACCAGCAATTACCTTCGTGCGCTTACCTACTACTTCAAAGGCTGGCAGCTTTTTGAAAACTTAGGCGATAAATTTGGTGAAGCCAAAACACTGCTGGGTATTGGATCAATGTTCATCAAGCGAAATGAAGGATTTAAAGCGCCAAAATATCTTTACAAAGCCTTGAGCATTTCCACAGAAATCGACGCGAAAACGCTTGCGTTTCAAGTTTATCTGGCGCTTTCGATTTCTTACAAGCAAATGATGAACTTCGAAAAAGCGCTCGAGTTTCATGAAAAATTCCACGAAGAAGAAAAAGAGGTTTTAAACGAGCAAGCAAAAGAGAAAACCAAAAGCCTTGTCATTCAGTTTGAAGTGGATCGCACGCAAAAAGAAGCCGAAATTTATCAGCTAAAAAATGTGGAGCTTCGGCAGGCCTACGATGAAATGAAAAAACTGAACGAATCGCTGGAAAAAGCCAATCAACAGAAAAGCGAACTTTTGGAAAAACTTCGCGAACAAGCCGAAGCACTCGACCGCCAAGCCAGAGAAGATGCGCTCACCAAATTAGCCAATCGCCGACATTTTGACCAACGCTTCGCAGAAGAATTTGAACGCGCCGAACGCTACGGACATCATTTAACCATGGTGATTTCGGACATTGATTTCTTCAAAAAAATCAACGATAAATATTCTCACCAAATCGGCGATGAAGTACTCAAACAAATGGCAAAGATTTTTACGTCGTCTTGTCGATCGGTGGATTTAGTTGCTCGCTATGGTGGCGAGGAATTTGTTTTTCTTTTTCCCGAAACCCCACTTGAAAAAGGCGCAATGGCCTGCGAAAAAATCCGCAAAAATGTAGAATCATTTGATTGGAGCAGCATTGCAAAAGGGCTCAAAGTGACCATCAGTTTGGGACTTTGCGAAAATAAAATGGTTGAAAAACGCGAAGAAATGGTGACGAAAGCCGATGAAAAACTTTACGAAGCCAAAAATAATGGCCGAAATCAAGTTCGTTACTAA
- a CDS encoding GNAT family N-acetyltransferase, which yields MSIEIREAVQKKEVVQFIKFAWKIYRNDAELNKYWVPPLIPDYVKTLDKRVYPLYEHADRALFTAWKNGEMVGTIAAIENRRHNEIHEDKIGFWGFFECINDQSVAKALFDAAKNWLKQKGLNAMRGPISPSMNDQCGMLTKGYDSSPVFLMLYNPPYYNNLTLKYGHYLEQELVAWYVDQQNIDITRLRRIADLVMKREKVNLRHVNMKDFNNEIKRIKFIYNAAWEKNWGFVPMTDKEFDVLADGFQQVADPDFIYIVENSAGEPVAFSLSLPDMNVPFKHVNGNPFTPWGIAKYFWYKRKIRMIRTITMGVIPAYRNKGIDSIMNAETVEVGIKKGINASELSWVLKNNEPMMKLAKAIKAEPYKEYAIYQINF from the coding sequence ATGAGCATAGAAATTCGTGAGGCTGTTCAGAAAAAAGAAGTCGTGCAGTTCATCAAATTTGCATGGAAAATCTATCGGAATGACGCTGAGTTAAATAAATATTGGGTGCCGCCGCTGATTCCAGACTATGTTAAAACTTTGGACAAACGTGTGTATCCGCTTTATGAACATGCCGATCGCGCGCTTTTCACAGCTTGGAAAAATGGAGAAATGGTCGGCACCATTGCGGCTATTGAAAATCGCCGCCATAACGAAATTCACGAGGACAAAATTGGATTTTGGGGATTTTTTGAGTGCATCAACGATCAAAGCGTCGCCAAAGCCCTTTTCGACGCAGCAAAAAACTGGCTCAAGCAAAAAGGGCTCAACGCCATGCGCGGCCCGATTAGCCCATCAATGAACGACCAGTGCGGAATGCTTACCAAAGGCTATGATTCTTCACCCGTTTTTCTCATGCTCTACAACCCACCTTATTACAACAACCTAACTTTAAAGTACGGTCATTATTTGGAGCAAGAGCTGGTTGCCTGGTATGTCGATCAACAAAACATCGACATCACTCGCTTGAGACGCATTGCGGACTTAGTCATGAAACGTGAAAAAGTCAATCTGCGGCATGTCAACATGAAAGATTTCAATAATGAAATCAAGCGCATCAAGTTTATTTACAATGCTGCGTGGGAAAAAAACTGGGGTTTTGTGCCCATGACGGACAAAGAATTTGATGTGCTTGCCGACGGATTTCAGCAAGTAGCCGATCCAGATTTCATCTACATCGTTGAAAATAGCGCTGGCGAGCCTGTCGCCTTTTCCTTGAGCCTTCCCGATATGAACGTGCCGTTTAAGCACGTCAATGGCAATCCGTTTACACCTTGGGGCATCGCAAAATATTTTTGGTACAAGCGAAAAATTAGAATGATTCGCACCATTACGATGGGCGTTATTCCGGCTTATCGCAATAAAGGCATCGACAGCATCATGAATGCAGAAACTGTGGAAGTCGGCATTAAAAAAGGCATCAACGCCAGCGAGCTAAGCTGGGTTCTCAAAAACAATGAACCGATGATGAAACTCGCCAAAGCCATCAAGGCTGAGCCTTATAAGGAATACGCGATTTATCAAATCAATTTTTGA
- a CDS encoding 3-deoxy-7-phosphoheptulonate synthase: MQPTQDLRVKGTIRLISPRALKNELPTTDAANEIVVEARQVVQNIIDKKDDRLLAIVGPCSIHDVAAAKEYASKLAKLHKELKDKVYILMRVYFEKPRTTIGWKGFINDPHLDDSYDMQFGLRAARQLLTEITEMGLPTATEFLDPITPQYIDDLVSWAAIGARTIESQTHREMASGLSMPVGFKNSTDGRLQVAIDAMRSAMHPHNFLGIDQDGKTSIIQTTGNSSGHIVLRGGSSRPNYDPESINEAADKLQKADLAPAVMVDCSHANSGKKYERQEPVWQSILDLFIAGNPYIIGMMLESHLKEGNQPIPADLSKLIYGVSITDECISWETTERLLRESYKQLSDKK; encoded by the coding sequence ATGCAACCGACTCAAGATTTACGTGTTAAAGGCACAATTCGCTTAATTTCACCGCGTGCGCTAAAAAATGAATTGCCAACAACTGATGCGGCCAACGAAATTGTTGTTGAAGCCCGACAAGTTGTTCAAAATATCATCGACAAGAAAGACGATCGCCTACTCGCTATTGTTGGACCTTGCTCCATCCATGATGTTGCTGCAGCCAAAGAATATGCCTCGAAGCTTGCCAAACTGCACAAAGAGCTAAAAGATAAAGTCTACATCCTGATGCGCGTTTATTTCGAAAAGCCTCGTACAACCATCGGCTGGAAAGGCTTCATAAACGATCCGCATCTCGATGATTCTTATGATATGCAGTTTGGACTGCGTGCTGCTCGGCAACTTCTAACTGAAATTACAGAAATGGGGCTTCCAACCGCAACGGAATTTTTAGACCCAATTACACCTCAGTATATCGACGATTTGGTTAGTTGGGCAGCTATTGGCGCACGCACTATCGAATCGCAAACCCATCGCGAAATGGCCAGCGGCCTTTCCATGCCTGTTGGATTCAAAAATAGCACAGACGGACGCCTTCAAGTTGCCATTGATGCCATGCGCTCTGCAATGCACCCGCATAATTTTTTGGGAATTGATCAAGATGGAAAAACAAGCATTATTCAAACTACGGGAAATTCCTCCGGACATATTGTTTTAAGAGGCGGTTCTTCTCGGCCTAACTACGATCCTGAAAGCATCAATGAAGCAGCAGATAAATTGCAAAAAGCAGACCTTGCACCGGCTGTGATGGTCGACTGTAGCCATGCAAACTCTGGCAAAAAGTATGAACGCCAAGAACCGGTTTGGCAAAGCATTTTAGATCTATTCATTGCTGGAAATCCTTACATCATTGGAATGATGCTCGAAAGCCATCTCAAAGAAGGCAATCAGCCAATCCCAGCTGACTTATCAAAGCTTATTTACGGCGTGTCCATCACCGATGAGTGCATTAGCTGGGAAACAACCGAAAGACTTTTGCGAGAAAGCTATAAGCAACTTTCCGATAAAAAATAA
- a CDS encoding SLBB domain-containing protein, with protein MWTLDFVLMKFLPQVACENVSIKMTTQNIRIFLSKPLIVFFWLSLTLSSAYAQVSSDQILNLMGADKDLLNQVSSANAASDKDDNSNNNSAARAPQSRLLPRENSKVEQILQPRNVKTRNEKANPIMVGANYVLQIGDKINLAVFDFADTSTVKRKVAEYELAITRDGMLALPGIGVINVIGLDLRELRQVIQYKLLEKSQTAESIVTLQQIQQRLVQFGYDLFDNISFNVNQSYVDIPVPASYVLGPGDVIKIQLYGNKNTTYSLKVSRSGMISIPEIGPISIAGQSFQNVEEKLEKLIASQMIGVQSDITMGKLRSINIYVLGNAMKPGAYMVNSLTTMFDALFVCGGIKPIGTLRNVQLKRNGNTIVTMDIYSFLMNGDNKKDIRLLPGDVIFIPAIGRTAGISGEVKRPAIYELTKNETVQNLINYAGGFLPTAFPGKAQVEKINVVGERFIQEIDLKQDSVLDHHVVDGDVYYVPSVLDKVDDMVTLDGHVYRPGVYQWKDGMRLTDLIPSYDVLLAKPEMDYVLIRRELPPNREVKVISTSLKKAFENQFSVENVSLKPKDKVIIFGEDEARDEKLNPILDELRAQSASGKPVLVVQASGLVKHPGEYPLEDDMRISDLLRASGSLKEEAFSMSAELTRYDVVGNEFREIQHFPVDLQAVLKGDKKTDILLKSHDILHFKKIPLWEENSYVEVSGEVSFPGRYPIKRGETMKSLLKRVGGLTEFASPDAAFFIRNDLKMREQDQLDKMVKRMESDLAMFSLEQMQNNRESMQGYLAAKALLDQLKATKAIGRLVIDFPMILDNMASKENDILLRDGDKLIIPKKIQEVTVIGEVFNQTSFMYDGDLSRDDYIERTGGMTNNADGGAIYTIRADGIVTTDDNILPGDVIVVPLDVTRIDFLSQLSRISEILYHLAVTTASLKTIGVF; from the coding sequence ATGTGGACTCTTGATTTCGTACTGATGAAATTTCTTCCCCAAGTTGCTTGTGAAAATGTTTCGATAAAAATGACAACACAAAATATTCGCATTTTTTTAAGTAAACCCCTAATCGTTTTTTTCTGGTTGAGCTTGACTCTTTCTTCTGCATATGCACAAGTATCATCAGACCAAATATTGAATCTGATGGGTGCCGATAAAGATTTATTGAATCAAGTTAGCTCCGCAAATGCTGCTTCTGATAAAGATGATAACAGTAATAACAATTCTGCTGCCAGAGCGCCACAATCAAGACTGCTCCCAAGAGAAAATTCAAAAGTAGAGCAAATCCTCCAGCCGAGAAACGTGAAAACGAGAAATGAAAAGGCGAACCCGATAATGGTTGGCGCTAATTACGTTTTGCAAATCGGCGATAAAATCAATTTAGCAGTATTTGATTTTGCTGATACATCAACGGTAAAAAGGAAAGTTGCGGAATATGAATTGGCTATCACACGCGACGGGATGCTCGCGCTGCCTGGTATCGGGGTGATAAACGTGATTGGATTAGATTTAAGAGAGCTCCGGCAGGTTATTCAATATAAACTATTAGAAAAAAGCCAGACAGCAGAGTCGATTGTCACATTACAACAAATTCAGCAGCGGCTGGTGCAATTTGGATACGACCTGTTTGATAACATTAGCTTTAATGTGAACCAGAGTTATGTAGATATTCCTGTGCCCGCATCTTATGTCCTTGGGCCCGGCGATGTAATAAAAATTCAATTGTATGGAAATAAAAATACAACATACAGTTTGAAGGTTTCAAGAAGCGGAATGATTTCAATTCCTGAAATCGGGCCGATTTCCATCGCAGGACAAAGCTTTCAGAATGTTGAAGAAAAGTTGGAGAAGCTAATCGCGAGCCAAATGATCGGGGTTCAGTCCGACATAACGATGGGAAAACTTCGTTCTATTAATATTTATGTGTTGGGCAATGCCATGAAGCCAGGCGCATATATGGTCAACTCTTTAACGACCATGTTTGATGCGTTATTTGTGTGTGGTGGAATAAAGCCTATCGGGACGCTCAGAAACGTGCAACTGAAGCGAAATGGCAATACCATTGTTACGATGGATATCTACAGCTTCCTGATGAATGGCGATAATAAGAAAGACATTCGCTTGCTGCCAGGAGATGTGATTTTTATCCCAGCAATTGGAAGAACGGCAGGAATTTCTGGTGAGGTAAAACGCCCAGCTATTTATGAACTAACAAAAAATGAGACAGTTCAAAACTTAATTAATTATGCAGGGGGATTTCTTCCAACGGCATTTCCTGGAAAAGCGCAAGTTGAAAAAATTAATGTTGTAGGCGAGCGATTTATTCAAGAGATAGATTTAAAGCAAGATTCGGTTTTAGATCACCATGTAGTCGACGGAGATGTCTATTATGTTCCCTCTGTGTTAGATAAGGTAGATGACATGGTCACGCTTGATGGGCATGTCTATCGTCCGGGTGTTTATCAGTGGAAAGATGGCATGCGCTTAACGGATTTAATCCCATCGTATGATGTTCTGCTGGCTAAGCCTGAGATGGATTATGTGTTAATTAGAAGAGAGCTGCCGCCGAACCGTGAGGTAAAAGTCATTTCCACAAGTTTGAAAAAAGCTTTTGAAAATCAATTTTCGGTCGAAAATGTATCATTAAAGCCGAAAGATAAAGTTATCATTTTCGGGGAAGATGAAGCGCGAGATGAGAAGTTAAATCCAATACTTGATGAACTTCGTGCGCAGTCGGCTTCGGGAAAGCCTGTTCTTGTGGTGCAGGCGTCTGGCTTGGTAAAACATCCCGGAGAATATCCGCTTGAGGATGACATGCGGATAAGCGATTTGTTAAGGGCGTCAGGTTCTTTGAAAGAGGAAGCCTTTAGTATGAGTGCGGAATTAACAAGATATGACGTTGTTGGAAATGAGTTTCGAGAGATTCAGCACTTTCCAGTTGATTTGCAAGCTGTTTTAAAAGGGGATAAAAAAACGGATATACTCTTAAAAAGCCATGATATTCTGCACTTCAAGAAAATTCCTTTGTGGGAGGAGAATAGTTATGTTGAGGTGTCCGGTGAAGTGAGTTTTCCTGGTCGGTATCCAATTAAGCGCGGAGAAACCATGAAATCGTTGTTGAAGCGCGTTGGCGGGCTGACGGAGTTTGCCAGCCCTGATGCGGCATTTTTTATTCGCAACGACTTGAAAATGCGCGAACAGGACCAATTGGATAAAATGGTAAAGCGTATGGAGTCTGATTTGGCAATGTTTTCGTTGGAGCAAATGCAAAACAATCGAGAATCTATGCAAGGCTATCTGGCTGCAAAGGCGCTTCTTGATCAGTTAAAAGCCACGAAAGCAATAGGCCGGCTTGTCATAGATTTTCCAATGATTTTAGATAATATGGCTTCGAAAGAAAATGATATCTTGCTTCGCGATGGTGACAAGCTAATTATTCCTAAGAAGATACAAGAAGTAACAGTCATTGGTGAGGTATTTAATCAAACCTCATTTATGTATGATGGGGACTTATCTCGAGATGATTATATAGAGCGTACGGGTGGAATGACAAATAATGCAGATGGTGGGGCTATTTACACAATTCGGGCAGATGGAATTGTAACAACGGATGATAATATTTTACCAGGTGATGTTATTGTTGTTCCTTTAGATGTAACTAGAATTGATTTTCTATCTCAGCTTTCACGAATCTCTGAAATATTATATCACTTGGCCGTAACGACAGCAAGTTTAAAAACTATTGGTGTGTTTTAG
- a CDS encoding Wzz/FepE/Etk N-terminal domain-containing protein has product MIEDEKINLLEVWNILIGRKVIILSVTLFVQFLTVLYALFATPIYRGEVLLAPAQEDNRSKMSILAAQYGALASLAGFDFGGLNSNKIDEYIALIKSRAFIADFINEENLMPILFEDDWNKDENKWMVEKNDIPTIGKAYELFSKDIITIDKDKESGLVSLSIDWRDSVLAANWANKIVKKFNNYQKRVQVQDSKKSLDFINKQLENTSIVENKNTLYKLIEMNTKTLMIAEITDEFAFKVLDPAVVPEKK; this is encoded by the coding sequence ATGATTGAAGATGAAAAAATAAACTTATTAGAAGTTTGGAATATATTAATAGGACGGAAAGTAATAATTTTATCTGTTACTTTATTTGTTCAGTTTTTAACTGTTTTATATGCTTTATTTGCGACACCGATTTATCGTGGTGAAGTCTTATTAGCACCAGCACAAGAAGATAATAGAAGTAAAATGTCAATATTAGCGGCACAATATGGTGCTCTTGCAAGCTTGGCTGGTTTTGATTTCGGCGGATTAAATTCTAATAAAATAGATGAATATATAGCACTAATAAAGTCAAGGGCATTTATTGCTGATTTTATTAACGAAGAAAATTTAATGCCAATTCTATTTGAGGATGATTGGAATAAAGATGAAAATAAATGGATGGTTGAGAAGAATGACATTCCAACGATTGGAAAAGCATATGAATTATTTAGTAAAGATATTATAACTATAGATAAAGATAAAGAATCTGGTTTGGTAAGTTTGTCTATTGATTGGCGTGATTCAGTTTTAGCTGCAAACTGGGCAAATAAAATAGTAAAAAAGTTTAATAATTATCAGAAACGCGTACAAGTTCAAGATTCTAAAAAGAGCTTAGATTTTATAAACAAGCAATTAGAAAATACCAGCATTGTTGAAAATAAAAACACTTTGTATAAGCTAATTGAAATGAACACAAAAACATTAATGATAGCTGAAATTACTGACGAATTTGCATTTAAAGTTCTTGATCCTGCGGTTGTTCCAGAAAAAAAATAA